One window from the genome of Dyella sp. A6 encodes:
- a CDS encoding TrbG/VirB9 family P-type conjugative transfer protein, with translation MKRASFLLLLGAVGASSSIIPPAASAQAVQQYQYIPDHIYEVRTGLGITTQIVLSPSEKVLDYSTGFSAGWNLTRRANVFYIKPRNVDVDTDMMIRTATHAYIFELKVVATDWKSLEQAKRAGVQYKITFTYPANAVFSDASNKVAKPSELNTHLVKGRSYNFSYDYATRDTKAAWLIPVNVYDDGRFTYIKMSDMKQFPTGNFPAVYMREHVGGSDEVVNTTVKGNTIIVHGTYPYLVIRHGDDVVGLRRNTAP, from the coding sequence ATGAAGCGGGCATCTTTCCTTCTGCTGCTTGGTGCGGTTGGTGCATCATCGTCCATCATTCCGCCTGCAGCGTCGGCTCAGGCAGTTCAGCAATACCAATACATACCGGATCACATCTACGAGGTACGCACAGGGCTCGGTATCACGACCCAGATCGTGCTCAGCCCAAGCGAAAAGGTTCTCGATTACAGCACCGGTTTCAGTGCTGGCTGGAACCTGACGCGCAGGGCGAACGTCTTCTATATCAAGCCGCGGAACGTCGATGTGGATACCGACATGATGATCCGCACGGCAACCCATGCCTATATCTTCGAACTGAAGGTTGTCGCTACCGACTGGAAGTCGCTGGAGCAGGCCAAGCGTGCGGGCGTCCAGTACAAGATCACTTTTACCTACCCTGCCAATGCTGTCTTTTCGGATGCCTCGAACAAGGTTGCCAAGCCCTCCGAACTCAATACCCATCTGGTCAAGGGTCGTTCCTACAACTTCAGCTACGACTACGCGACACGCGACACCAAGGCAGCATGGCTGATACCAGTCAACGTCTACGACGACGGTCGCTTCACCTACATCAAGATGAGCGACATGAAGCAGTTCCCGACCGGGAATTTTCCGGCTGTCTACATGCGTGAACACGTGGGTGGAAGCGATGAGGTCGTGAATACGACGGTGAAGGGCAACACGATCATCGTCCACGGGACATATCCGTATCTGGTCATACGCCATGGCGACGATGTCGTGGGTCTGAGAAGGAACACAGCACCGTGA
- a CDS encoding TrbI/VirB10 family protein — MSTNTTPPNGSEHDAGHAASQGNQDPLADNPYSNRHQQEQEPDLDAGAPVLKSAELARMNRRALYFLAVVVALLLLLGFWLIKSATHHSIPPKPRSETLVIPSAPPVPPPLPSPVIHPVQANAIPVLPTVPTVPPLPARRDGSGSRTMSLLQRRAMDSNGQSGIENPIQNATAGLGLPGSDATIAVDKPSQAHLLKDPETLLVRGTYIRCVLETRIITDIPGFTSCVVTEPIYSFDGHTLLLPKGSKVLGKYQNVPNGSRVAVLWDRIITPGGINIDMQSPGIDPLGGAGYPGYVDSHWGSRISAALLISMLSDGFAYEAAKHGPSTASISNGVVVQTPFQSRTAQTLQDLAGQAVRRSANRPVTITINQGTIVDIYVARDVDFSSVASRL, encoded by the coding sequence GTGAGCACGAACACGACACCACCGAACGGAAGCGAGCACGACGCCGGTCATGCAGCCAGCCAGGGAAATCAAGATCCGCTGGCAGACAACCCCTACTCCAACCGGCATCAACAGGAGCAGGAACCAGACCTGGATGCAGGCGCGCCCGTTCTGAAATCAGCCGAACTTGCGCGTATGAATCGACGCGCACTCTATTTCCTGGCCGTTGTGGTTGCACTGCTTCTGCTGCTCGGCTTCTGGCTCATCAAAAGCGCCACGCATCACAGCATCCCGCCAAAGCCTCGATCCGAAACGCTGGTCATTCCGTCGGCACCACCGGTCCCACCACCGCTTCCGAGCCCCGTCATCCATCCGGTTCAGGCAAACGCCATTCCTGTTCTTCCCACCGTGCCAACGGTGCCGCCCCTTCCCGCGCGACGGGACGGTTCCGGCAGCCGGACCATGTCGCTGCTGCAGCGTCGTGCCATGGACAGCAACGGGCAATCCGGGATCGAAAATCCCATCCAGAATGCCACGGCAGGCCTTGGTCTACCGGGAAGCGATGCAACCATCGCTGTCGACAAACCGTCGCAGGCACATCTACTCAAGGATCCCGAAACGTTGCTGGTCCGAGGAACGTATATCCGATGCGTGCTGGAAACCCGCATTATCACAGACATACCCGGCTTCACCTCGTGTGTGGTGACAGAGCCCATCTACTCCTTCGACGGACACACGCTGCTGTTGCCGAAGGGCTCGAAGGTGCTTGGCAAGTACCAGAACGTGCCGAACGGCTCGCGTGTCGCCGTACTGTGGGATCGCATCATTACCCCGGGCGGCATCAACATAGACATGCAAAGTCCGGGTATCGACCCGCTGGGTGGAGCGGGATACCCGGGCTATGTGGATTCGCACTGGGGGAGCCGGATAAGTGCGGCCTTGCTGATCAGCATGCTTAGCGATGGCTTCGCCTATGAGGCTGCAAAGCATGGCCCATCGACCGCGAGCATATCCAATGGCGTGGTTGTCCAGACACCCTTCCAGAGTCGAACCGCGCAGACGCTTCAGGACCTCGCCGGACAAGCGGTTCGCCGGTCAGCCAACCGTCCAGTCACGATAACCATCAACCAGGGAACCATCGTTGATATTTACGTCGCTCGCGACGTCGATTTCAGCAGCGTGGCGTCGAGACTTTGA